From a single Oreochromis niloticus isolate F11D_XX linkage group LG3, O_niloticus_UMD_NMBU, whole genome shotgun sequence genomic region:
- the LOC100695580 gene encoding uncharacterized protein LOC100695580 produces MRRFTLITAVVFCSRSWISATEFQTVEVQHGEEVTLQCSNISTYPTQTDWFRVVNQTKPSCVSSMYGSDSEASFCHGFRNRNFNMSSNVSFVFLQIKRVDLSDAGLYFCGFYISGHTVISNAVELRIQDNEPREEEDFNKTDHESSGMTNHAIIALGGLTGLLTLVVVILVLKIWKSQKAAGEQKENNKNMTSDNLNYAALNFQKKTKRSCRPVAQRELEPHVVYAATR; encoded by the exons ATGAGGAGGTTCACTTTAATAACAGCAGTGGTTTTCTGCAGCCGCA gcTGGATCTCAGCTACTGAGTTTCAGACTGTGGAGGTCCAGCACGGGGAAGAGGTCACACTGCAATGTTCCAACATTTCCACCTATCCAACGCAGACAGACTGGTTCAGAGTGGTCAATCAAACTAAGCCCAGCTGTGTTTCTTCTATGTATGGATCGGACAGCGAAGCTTCGTTCTGTCATGGATTTagaaacagaaattttaatatgaGTTCCAACGTCTCTTTTGTCTTCCTTCAAATCAAGCGAGTGGATTTATCTGATGCTGGGCTGTATTTCTGTGGATTTTACATCAGTGGGCACACAGTCATTTCCAATGCAGTTGAGTTAAGAATTCAAG ACAATGAACCCAGAGAAGAGGAGGATTTTAATAAGACTGATC ACGAGTCCAGTGGAATGACAAACCACGCAATCATCGCTCTTGGAGGTCTGACAGGTCTGCTCACTTTAGTGGTCGTTATTCTGGTTCTAAAAATCTGGAAATCTCAAAAAG CTGCTGgagagcaaaaagaaaataacaag AACATGACTTCAGACAATCTGAACTACGCAGCTCTGAATTTccagaaaaaaaccaaaagaagcTGCAGGCCTGTGGCGCAGAGAGAGCTGGAGCCTCATGTTGTGTATGCTGCTACAAGATAG